Sequence from the Pseudophaeobacter arcticus DSM 23566 genome:
TGGGGTCTTTTGGGGCCATAGGCGAATTCCACCATGTCTATGGCGATTCGGCGCCAGCGGATCATGCCGGGCTGATGCAGCTCACCAGTCGCGGCGGCGTCCGTATTGACAGACTGTCAGGGGTGCGCCCGGTGGCCTATGAAACCCTCAGCCCCAAGCCCCATCGCTGGACCCAGGCGGTCTCTTTGTGCTTGCCAAAAGAGGATGCGGCAATGCACCAGCGCGACGTGTTGACGGCACTTGGCCCTGACACCGACGCCCTGCGTGCGGAAGATCGCGGAGCCAAGCTCTTTGATATGGGGCTGGGCCAGTATCAGGCGGATTTTTGCATCCGTACTGCCGATCCCGAGCTTCTGGCGGTATTGAACCAAAACGCGGGGCGGTCGCTCTTTGAACAGGGAAATCCGGCGATGGGGGCCATTCTGAAAGCCCATCCACATCGCGTGGTGCTGACCCAGATCGGTCGCGTCGAAGTCTATCAGATGATCGGAGGCCCTGACACCGGGGGCAAATCCCCTGAAGGGCCACACACACATGTGCTGCCCAAGCTCCTGAAGGCGGACCGCACCCATTCCGCCAACACGCCGATCCCGGAAGGCTGGGTGCCCTGCTGCGGCATACATCCCGAAAACCCGGTCATTGGTCGCCTTGGCGAAGACAAGCCCTTCAACCGCTCCGCCTTTGACGCTTTTCAAGAGCTGCTGGGCGACTGGGGCGCCCAAGATTACTGTCAGGGCAAAACTGCGGTTTGGGAATTGCTGCAGTCAGGAACGCCCGCTGAAGGCGCCGAAGAGCCACAAAGCCGCGAAGGCCGGGCTGGCTGGCGCAATGGGATCCGTCAGTGGCGGGTGCTGCATGGCTCCAACAGCCTGACAGAGGACTATGCCGTTCGGTTTGACCGAGGTGCCGATCAGACCGAACCGGAAAACCCAGGCCACTAAATTCGAGGCCACTAAAACCCAGGCCACTAAAACCCAGGCCACAAACGGAGACTGCCATGTCCTTTGCCCCTCTTTTTGAATTTATGGCGCGCGGTGGACCCGCACTTTGGGTGATCGCGGCCCTCTCGGTCCTCACCCTGTCCCTCTTGCTGTGGCGGGTGGCAGAGCTGATGCAGGCAGGCCTCTGGCGCAGATCACAGGCCGAAGCCTGGTTGGACCTCTGGCGCAGGGGCGAGGCGGCTCCAATCAGTACCGCGCAGACGCCGCGGGATCGGGTGACGCTGGCTGCGATGCAGGCCGTACTGACGCCAGCATTCAGTACAGAGATGGCGGAAAAAGAAGTCACACGCATTGCCAAGGCTGAGTTGACCTTCCTGCGCCGGGGGCTGCGTCCTTTGGAACTGATCGCCACCATTGCACCTCTGGTCGGCCTGCTCGGAACTGTTTTAGGCATGATCGGCGCCTTCCAGGCTCTGCAGGTCAGCGGCAGCGGTGCCGATCCTTCGGTACTGGCTGGCGGGATCTGGGAAGCGCTATTGACCACGGCTGCGGGTATGGCGGTGGCCATTCCCGCCTCGGCACTGGTGTCCTGGGTGGAGGGTGTGACCGAGCGCGAACAGGCCGCCATGGAAGATCTGGCGATCCGGGTCTTCACCAGCACTGCCACCCGCCCGATCCTGCAGCAGGCAGCAGAATGACGCTGACCTTTGGACCACCCAGA
This genomic interval carries:
- a CDS encoding DUF6925 family protein; amino-acid sequence: MPELQQILKTALMHEDCGWNMGSFGAIGEFHHVYGDSAPADHAGLMQLTSRGGVRIDRLSGVRPVAYETLSPKPHRWTQAVSLCLPKEDAAMHQRDVLTALGPDTDALRAEDRGAKLFDMGLGQYQADFCIRTADPELLAVLNQNAGRSLFEQGNPAMGAILKAHPHRVVLTQIGRVEVYQMIGGPDTGGKSPEGPHTHVLPKLLKADRTHSANTPIPEGWVPCCGIHPENPVIGRLGEDKPFNRSAFDAFQELLGDWGAQDYCQGKTAVWELLQSGTPAEGAEEPQSREGRAGWRNGIRQWRVLHGSNSLTEDYAVRFDRGADQTEPENPGH
- a CDS encoding MotA/TolQ/ExbB proton channel family protein, which codes for MSFAPLFEFMARGGPALWVIAALSVLTLSLLLWRVAELMQAGLWRRSQAEAWLDLWRRGEAAPISTAQTPRDRVTLAAMQAVLTPAFSTEMAEKEVTRIAKAELTFLRRGLRPLELIATIAPLVGLLGTVLGMIGAFQALQVSGSGADPSVLAGGIWEALLTTAAGMAVAIPASALVSWVEGVTEREQAAMEDLAIRVFTSTATRPILQQAAE